Sequence from the Rhodohalobacter sp. SW132 genome:
TCCATGAAAAGGTTTCGGATTGTATTTACTTATTAATTTCGGATATTCCTTTCCGGCTTGTCAACATCTTAATTTAAACGAACGTAATCCTTCTTTTTGTGACCTTTGTCCTATTTTTAGCGGGCCTTCTTTTGCTGATAGCCGGTGCCGAACTGCTTGTGAAAGGAGCATCCGGAATTGCTCTGACATTCAGAATTTCCCCGCTTGTTGTCGGGCTGACCGTTGTTTCATTTGGAACCAGTGCCCCGGAGCTGGCAGTGGGAATTCAATCGTCGCTGACCGGGAATGAGGGAATCACATTCGGAACAGTTGTTGGCAGCAACATTTTCAATATACTCTTCATCCTTGGTGTTTCGGCATTGATTCTGCCTCTTTCGGTCTCCAGAAAGCTTCTTCGCCTGGACGTACCATTTATGATCTTTCTCTCTGTTCTTTTATTGATGTTATCAATGAATGGGGTACTGAGTCGGGTTGAGGGTATTGTATTAACGGCGGCACTGATCGGCTATACTTTCTTTTTGATAAGCAATAGTCGCGGAAAACGTGAAACAGAATTCGCTGAACCCGGTGAGACTCCTGTTAAAGATAAAGGATGGGTTCTAAATATCAGTATGGTTGCGGGCGGGCTTGGAATACTGCTGGCAGGTTCCGGCTGGTTTCTGGATGGAGCTGTGGAAATTGCCCGACTAGCCGGACTCAGTGAAGCCATTATCGGGTTAACTATTGTTGCCGCAGGCACGTCAATGCCGGAAGTGGTTACCTCGGTTATGGCCGCCATTCGCGGAGAGCGTGAGATTGCCGTGGGTAATGTGGTTGGCAGCAATATCTTCAATATTCTGGGTGTATTGGGTATTTCAGCAATGTTTGCAGCCGATGGCCTTAATGTTTCAGAACCGATGATCAGGTTCGATATACCGGTGATGATTGCCGCAGCGCTGGCCTGCCTGCCGATCTTTTTTACGGGCGGAGTGATAAGCCGGGGCGAAGGTCTTCTCTTTTTGGGGTTCTACACGGCCTATACATTCTATCTAATTCTGGCAGCCACTCAACACGATTCACTTCCGGTGTTCAGTGCCGTGATGTTGTGGTTTGTGATACCTTTCACGGTCATCATACTGGCCATTGTCGTCTATCAGCAGATCATTTCTGAAAAGAGAAAATTGTGAGGATATACCCATCCATTTTACAGCCACTTAATCCAAAAAAAAAGCAGTCTCAAAATAATCTGAGTCTGCCTTTCGGTACACAACTTTTTCCAACACTATTGTTTTCAAGGTAAACGAACCCTAATCCCGTCTCATTTCTCTGCGGGCATCTTCAATTGCAGACTGCAGGTTTTGCAATTCTCTTTTCAATTGAGATCCATTATTCACGACATTATCAGCTATGGGTGTGATTGAATCTATTCCATCGCTGGTTAAATCATTCGATAAAAACTCTTCGATTTCGTTCACATCAGAGACATACGTTTTGAAGGCCTCTTTTACACCCACATTACGCTGGGCAATCTTGTCGTAGGTATTGCCTAGTTCTGCACGCCGTTCTTCGCTTCGGGCCTGGATTTCAGGATTATCGTACTGATTACCGTTTTTATCCCACTCTTCAAAATAGGCTTTTCCGCTGGCTTCCATCTGGTCTGCATGTCTTGCAAACCCTTGTTCCATTTTTTTAATTTTGGATGCTTCATCAGAGTAAAGGTCAAATGCTTTCTTCCTATCTGCCTGACCCGGTTTGGTCAGTTCATCAAGGGAGGAATTTATAGCATCGAGCTGCACAACAATTTCCTTGATATTATTGTCCACTGTTTCCATTGAGGATTGAACGTCCTCAGACCGCTGCATGCCTGTAGAAGAACAGGCTGATATCGCAAAGACCGCTGCTAAACCTATTAGCAAAAAAGTATTTCCAGATGTTATTAATTTTTTCATGATCGTTTATTTTAGTTCCCACAACTTGCGGGACAGATGTGAAATAATTATCACGCTTAAATATCATCATAGATAAGGTAAAAACCCTTACATGCAGCTATCAAAGCTTTACATAGATTACTGTATTGGCGGAAAAAACCGGGATTGAGGCGAGGCGTTTTTAAAAGTGTACTCTTTTTCCTGTATGATTTTTACCAGGGAAACAGAATGGAACCGGATGTAATACGGTCTCCTGATCTCACATTAATGACTCGTACGTGCGGCATCCGAATTTGGAGATTTGATATAATCTTCTGAAATTTCCAATCGTTCTTTTTTCAAACGCTCAAAATAGTGAGGCGTTAGTCCTGTTGTCTTTTTAAATTGAGCGACCAGGTAATCCTTATTTTTGTAGTTGAGTATCTCTGCAATTTCCTCGAGTGTCTTATCTTCGTAGAGCATAAGCTCCTTTGCCCGTTCTATTTTTTGGAGAATAATAAATTGCAATACCGACATCCCTTTTACATCCGAAAAGATTTTTAAAATAGATTCATTTCCCGAAACGGTCTGTTTACTGATAAGATCCCTGAAATTTAGTTTAGGCAACGTATCTGAATAATGAATGACTTCAACAATGGTTTGTATGATTCGGTCAATCAGCATGCTGTCTTTTTCATCGAGCAATATTAAACCAGACTTTGCCAGGCTTGTTTTTAAATTCTGAAACCGTTCTTCTGAAATTTCTTCCAGACATTCGATAGCTCCATGAACTGAAATGCTGCACGTCAGATCCTGTTCAGTTAACACTGATTTCAAAGCCAGTTTATCACGCAGGCAAACCATATATTTCACATACAGTTTTGGCCTGTTAGATTCTGAATCCTTGGTATTATTACTGTTTAACGTTGAGCCAAACATATATAACTTCTAATTTTAATTATGTTTTAAATTCAGATGATTAATCTGTCAGGTTCCCCCACCTGATGTTAAAAAAAAGGATGACAGGCTCTCAAATTCTGCCACCCTTTTTGCTCTCGGTATAAAAAGTTATTACAAGGCACTTTATAAACTCCATTATATCCATTCATCCCTTTGTAGCTTACGAAGCCGTATCATCATTATTTCTGAAGTCAGCATTTTACTTGTTTTGTAGTCTCGAACTTTTTCATCACTCAAATCATCATTTGTGATATTTTTTGTTTTGAATATTTTATGGGCATACATCAGGGATTTTTTTTCACCGGCATTATTCCCATTTAAATACAGTTTTTCTGCATTTCTGTAATGACCAATAAACGTTTGAATGTAAATTTTATGCTGAACCCTGTTAATAAAACTGTCGTAATCCACCATTACTCTGCGGCATTCATCCTGATCAATACGATCCAGAGTTGTTAAAACCTTATCCATACCAGTTGATGTATACATTAGCTTACCTCCTCATATCCACTTTTTATAACGGTTGAAATCATTTTAAATCTATTGTTTGCTTTGATTGAATGTCGTAAATGAGCCGGAATACAAATCGACTGCCCGGTGGTTAATTGATTTTTCTCTATCTCAGATGAGGCTGTTACTTTATTCGTCCCTGGTTTCATTTGGTTACGGTTTGTAGAGCATTAGTTTCCTGAATGTAAAATAAGTGTTACACCTTTTTAAGTAGCTCCAAGATCAGTATTCTTTCGCTTTATAGTATTACAAGCAAGGAAATCATTATTGCATAATTTACGGGTTACGCAAATTTTTAGTTGTTGATGATGCAGGTATCGAATGATTTCGGTTTAAGAATGATATCGTTATGTGCCTCGTATGATAACTTTATGGGTGATTAACCGTCGACACAATACAAGCCTGTTGTCAAAAAAAATTTGATATAATGTGTATTCCATCTGTCAGATAATAAAAATAATGCCCGACCAATCCTTAAAAGATGGAAGATGTGTAATGCCAGGCAAAAAAATATGTAACCTGCTTCCGCTATCAAGTGGGTACTTTTTATATGTAAATAAAGAAAACTGGTAAATTATGGCAAAAGTCGAAAAAGTTACGTTTAACAATCGCACAAGTCGCGAATTTAGTAAAACGGTTAAAAGCAGGGTAGATCATTATTTTGAGGAGAACAATCTCTCGCGGCATGCAAACGCGCAGATGATTATGAAGACCGTAATTATGCTCACACTGTTCCTGGGTTCGTATGCCCTGATTATTTCGGGCCAGTTTTCTTTAGGTTTGATGTGGTTCCTGACCTTTGTGATGGGAGTTGCGGCAGCAGGGATCGGATTTTCCATATCGCATGATGCCCTGCATGGAGCCTACTCTTCAAACAATACGGTGAACCGCACGCTGGGCTTTACCTTCGATATGCTCGGGGCAAACGGATATATCTGGAAGATTACCCATAACATTATTCATCATACCTACACCAACATTCACGGGCACGATGAGGATCTTGAAGTGGCAGGGTTTATCCGGCTCTCCCCACATTCCGAACATAAAATGATTCACCGGGTTCAGCATGTTCTGGCCTTTTTTGCCTACAGTCTTGCAATGGTTTTCTGGGTTTTTGTCAAAGACTATAAAAATTTTCTAAAACCGAATATAGGGCCGTACAACAGCAAAAATCACCCGGTGAGTGAATGGATTATCCTGTTTGTGACCAAGGCGGCATTCTACACCTATATGCTCGTTTTGCCCATGCTTCTGCTCGATATTTCCTGGATTCATCTTCTGATAGGATTTTTAACACTGCATTTAACGGCAGGGCTGATTGTCGGGATTATATTTCAGCTTGCCCATGTGGTTGAGGAGACAGACCATCCCTTGCCCGATGAAGAGAATATGATCGATGAGCACTGGATGATCCATGAAATGGTAACCACGAACAATTTTGCCCGCGATAACAAGGCGCTCTGCTGGTTTGTAGGAGGACTCAATTTTCAGATTGAACACCATCTTTTCCCAAAAGTGTGCAGTGTTCACTACCCGGCCATCAGTCCGATTGTTGAGAAGACTGCAAACGAGTTTAACATCCCATACAATCATCACGAGACATTTTTTGAAGCGGTTTCTTCACACTATCGAACCCTTAAGAAATTTGGTGATCCGGAGTTTACCTACACTGAAGCGAGGGCTTGAGAGGTACAGCATTTCGATAGGTATCGGTATCATACAAAAGTCATGCCGCACTCCGATGCGGCATCCCCCATTCTTGCCCAAATAGTAAACTCATCCATTGGCAAGCTCATTCCGGTTACGCAGAAGGGAGATCGCGGATCAGAGTCCGCGATGACGTTGGGAGGATTTCAGGGATTAGCTTCTCAATAACGCACGATGTTCAGGAGCGTGATATCAAAAAAAAAAGGTCCCTCTCCGCCACCTGTTGGGGGGCAATCAGGCAAAAGGCAGAAAGGGACTCTTCTCTGATGCTAAAATATCTCGCATCAAGTAAGCCTCGAATTATAAAATAAGGAGTAAAAGAACAATTAAGAGAGCCGTTCCAACACCAATAGTTATGGTTCGATTGGCTTGTTCTATATATTCCTGGGAGAAACTGGAGAAATCATCCAGATCTTCATCTGCGATTTCGTCAAAACCATCCAGTCCGTTTAACTCATTCACTTTTTCGGTTATGCCAAGCTTATAAGATTCGAGACTGGCGATTTCATCATCTGTAAGAGATACCCGCGATTCTATTCGATCAATGACGGTAATTATTTTATTGAACGATTCATTTAGAACAGCTCTCTTTTCGGCGGTATCCTCTGTTCCATGAACTACTTGGACAGTTTCATTAAAATGCTTTTTAAAAGTCTCTGAAATATTTGATGTTTGTGCTAAAGAGGCTGTTTGAAATGCACAAACCATAAGCAGAGAAGCGAGTATGGTATATAATGTTTTCATAAGTGTAGTGGTTTTGAATTATTGGTTTTTGACGCTATGCACATATGTGTGGGTGATTGAAATTCGTTGAGCAACAAGGGAGGTGAGTTTTTGCTCTTTAAAAAATCGTTCACCCGCACAAATCAACACAGGGACTGACTTTTTTACTAATTAACCATTGCCTTGACTTCTTTTGCATTTGCTTTGGCTTTTTTGCTAAGACGCTTTGTTTCATCTTCTAGTGTTTCAAAGGAATGGGAAATCGAGTCGGACAGATCATCAAAATTATCCTGCAGATAATCTTTGTAGTTATGTCCTTTCTTCGCAAGGTTTCTTCTTGTTTTATACCCTTTATCAGGCGCAATTAACGTTCCTGCAATAACTCCTGCAGCTGCGGCACATAAAGTGGAAATAATGATGGATGAAATTTTCATAATATTTTTCCTTTTAATTTTAAGGGGTGAAAAAATGCTTCATTACATTGAAGTTTATAATGCTGATTTTTTAAAATGGATTGATTTCAGGCCATTAAGTGAATTCACTTAACTGGCCCGAATTCAACACTTTGATTTTATTAGGGCTAAGCTACTCTGCCTCTGCCCTGGATTACCTGAAATATGACCGCAATTACGGCTATAACCAGTAGAATATGGATAATGCCACCGGCACTGTAGCCTATAAACCCGACTAACCAGGCGATTACTAATACTACGGCAACGATATATAATAGATTTCCCATGATACTTTGAGTTTTAGATTAAGGTTATTCTCTGGTTGTTGTGGTGACGCCATCAGATGAAAAGAAGTCATCTAAGGAATCACCAAGATCATCCATTCTGTCGCTGAAACTGTCTTTGAAATCTTCCCAGTTGTCACGATCAGAAGCACGATAATTGTCTAATTCACGATTAAGCTCACGCTGGGTTTCTTCATGTTCGTCAAGCTTTGTTTGAAGCCTGTCTCTGACTTCACCATCAGATTCATTTCTTATTTGTTGATCTATATCGCTTGTGGTTCTGTTGAATTCCCTGAAACGTTCCGCGTTTTCCACTCTGTATACACGGACTTCTTCAACCATTTCACCTGAAGCGATTTCTGAGTCACGATCTGATTGAATTGCCGAAGTTTCTCCATTCTGCATATCATTGGATGGCCTGTCACAACCTGACAAAATTAATGCTGCGAAGAGTACGACGGTTGATATTATTCCTATTGAGTACTTCATATATGTTTTGGTTTTATTTTTCGTTCTGATTTTACACTTTTCAAGCTGGGATTCTGTTATGAAATCCGAAATACGTTTTAGTGCATGTTTTTTTAAAAATTAGTTAACCGTGTATTAAAACTCTTTTTTGCGATAAGCATACTAACTGCATCAAACACTTCAACTTCCGGTAATTCAATAATTTTCTGCCTGCTATTTGCAGAAGCAGGCATTAAGTAATGAATACAATTGCAATGTGGGATAAATAAAGCCGAAGTACGTTATAAGGAGGCGATAAGGAGTTATACATTTGACAGGTATTGGGATATCACCACCGTATGATACCTGATTTTGGGCATAGGAAAGCAGAAGCAGGCACTTAATATGGCAAACGGCAATGCAATCATCCCGTTTTAAGATCTCCTGATCTTTACAGCTTGCATGATTTAAATCGTATATAATAAAACTCATCAGAGGATGATTTGAAAATGTCCTCGTTACGCTTCCTGGCGTTTACTCTCTTTATAGTCAATAATATTACCCAGGATATATCCATAGGGTTCAAGTTCCTGGACCTGGGAAAAGCCAACACGTAGAATTCCTATCAGCGGTATGAATAAAATCATTCCGGCAATTCCCCATAATTCAGCACCTATTAACAGTACTATAATAGCGACGAACGGGTTGATTGAAACCCTGGATCCTACAATCTTCGGAGTAAGTACACTGCTTTCAATAAGCTGAACAGTGCTGAAGACAATAACCACAAGCAGAGGAAGCCAAAATGTTTCACCAAAAAGGAAAGCATAGATAAGAGCAGGAAGCGCGCCGAGTATGGAGCCTACAAGTGGTATGATAGTTAAAAATGAGGCGAAAACAGCAAAAAAGATGGCATGATCTAAACCAATGATAAACAGGCCTACGGCATTGAGTACAGCCATAATTCCAATGACAGTAAAAAGGCCCACCAAATAGTTTTGGGTTACTCTCTGCACTCTTTTTATAACGATATGAATATCTGAATTACGACTTTTTGAAAATGTTTTTTCAAGAAAGGTTTTATACATCTCTTTATAGTAGAGCATAAAAAAGATGAAGATTGGCAATAAACCCAGGAAAATAAGAGTGCCCATTGTAGCATCAGCCAGGGAACTCATAAATTCGCCGCCGGTTTCAAACAGGGTTTCTAATCCACCTTTAAGGTACTCTGTTTGCCTGTCTACAGAAATCCCGGTGATTCCCTCTATGAAATGAATGCCTGAGTAGGAAGTACCTATAAATTCATCTGCAAAATCTGCCAAACTATCAGAAAACTGGATAATCTGAATTGTAATCAATGTAATTAACCCGGCCAGAAAAATTGTGATTAATAAAAGGGCCAATAGAATACTCATCGAACGATTCATTTTCCATGTTTCAAATCGCTTAATAACAGGGCTTAATAACATGGAGAAGAGAGCGGCAAAAGCCAATGGCATCAGAATAAATCTACCATAACTCATAATGAGGACTACCAGGCATAAGCCAAATAGAATTAAAGGGGCTTTTAACCAGAAGGGATAGGGTTGAATTTTTTGGAGACGTAGATTTTTCTTCTTTAACATATATAGCTGATCATCTGGTGAGTCTTTAAATAACAAAAGTACGGCTGATTAACCGCTGATACCCATTACATATTTTCTGCCGGTGGCTTACATATTTGCCATAAATGGAGAGCGTAATCAGAAAGCAGTAAATCATGTAATCTAAAATGAGCGATCTGTAATGCTATTCACGCCTCAATTGGTCAGATTTATGGAGAAACATTGTTTAAGCAATAAATCAACCGATATGATAAAGAACAAAAGAGGTAATTCGGCCAATCAGCCTGAAAAATCCAGCGACAAGGAAAAAGATGACGATCCGGACAAAAGAGAACCGGATCCGGATGATCAAAATGAAGAAACAGGACCACCGATTAAGGAGATGCCAGATAAAAGCCAGCCTCAGCGAGATAAAGGGCAGAATTGAGGAACAGATAGATACTAAATGACGTGGCGCTGCTTAATGTGAACATGGAAACCGTACCACGTTAAATAAATGAACTTAAAAACCAGGTAAAAATCATGAGTAAACTCTTTAAAGGTGCACTTGCAGGATATGGAGCTATGAAATTAGGCGGCGGCTGTTTTGGAACCGTACTCGTCTTTGTCGCTATCTGGCTGCTGCTTGGAATGTGCATGTAGTGTAAGTTTTGCGCGTAAAATCTTTCTTAAATAAAACGAAATAAAAATAATAATTAAACCAAACTATCATGGATCGTATAAATAATCAAAATGGTGATAGAAAAAATCGAAATAATGATAACAAGGATTTAAATCCTAAAAATAAAAATATAAACAACGATAATGGAAATCTAAACGATAGTAACAAAGCACCAGAAAAGGACATGTTAACCGGTATGTTTCGTGACCGGAGAAGTACGGAAAATGCCTACAATTCAATGCATGACCGAGGATATACCGAGGATGAGATCAACCTGGTAATGTCTAAAAAAACACATGAAAAATACTTTTCAGACGACAAAGAGGAGACTGAGCTGGGTAATAAAGCTGCAGCCGGATCTGGTGCCGGATCAGCAATTGGAGGTACTGTGGGGGCCATTACAGGAATCGTGGCGGCAGTTGGAACAAGTATTGTCATACCAGGACTTGGACTTGTAGTGGCCGGACCTATAGCAGCTGGTTTAGCCGGTGCGGGAGCCGGTGGAATTGCTGGCGGAATTATTGGAGCCCTGGTAGGATGGGGAATACCCAAAGAGCGTGCAAAACTATATGAATCAGGTATTCAGGACGGCCATATTGTGATGGGTGTAAAGCCCAGAAATGATGAAGATGCTGAATACTTTGAAAAAAACTGGCAAGAAAATAATGCCAGTGAAGTTCACAGGTAGGAATTAAAAAAAAAGGATGAGGGCATAAAACCCAAGTCCTTTTTTTGAATAACAAAACAGCATTGAGTCTCCAATACAATATTATGTACTTATCCAATGAGTTTTTATTGGAAAAATGGATTGATTCATCATTTATAGATAACTCATCCGATGACAGTTTAAGATTGTACATATTTGACACTGCACAGGAAAGCGTAAATCTTATAAATAAAAAAGAGAATGAAAAATGAGAAAGCTATTGAAGTATTACACACTCTTGTAGAAATTAACAGCGACAGAATTGATGGTTACGAAAAGGCTTCAGAAAACACAGAAGAGAGAGTTTTAAAAGATCTATTTTTAACGTTTGAACATACCAGTGAGAAAAGTCTGGGTGAGTTAAATGATAAGATCTTAAAATTGGGTGGAAGAGTCACGAAAGGCCCAACTACATCTGGTAAATTCTTCAGAACCTGGATAGATTTTAAATTTGCTCTGACTGGGAAGGATACGAGAGCAATTCTCAACTCATGTGATTATGGTGAGGAGAATGCTGTTGAAGTCTACAATAACGTATTGAGTGACAAATCAAAATATTTAAATCATCTTCAGCAAGAGATGATAATGTCACAGCTCATTCAACTTAAGGCTGATCAAAGTACCATTAAATCGATGCAGAATAATCTGACAGAAGCGTAATCGTTTTGATCAAAAAAATTATTGCAGCACGTTTTTCCTTATCAAATATTTCAATCCTGTACATGAATTGTCTGGGGTGTTATGTTTATAAATATATGTATGACAAAGGCAGAGCACCAGTGGTATC
This genomic interval carries:
- a CDS encoding AI-2E family transporter → MLKKKNLRLQKIQPYPFWLKAPLILFGLCLVVLIMSYGRFILMPLAFAALFSMLLSPVIKRFETWKMNRSMSILLALLLITIFLAGLITLITIQIIQFSDSLADFADEFIGTSYSGIHFIEGITGISVDRQTEYLKGGLETLFETGGEFMSSLADATMGTLIFLGLLPIFIFFMLYYKEMYKTFLEKTFSKSRNSDIHIVIKRVQRVTQNYLVGLFTVIGIMAVLNAVGLFIIGLDHAIFFAVFASFLTIIPLVGSILGALPALIYAFLFGETFWLPLLVVIVFSTVQLIESSVLTPKIVGSRVSINPFVAIIVLLIGAELWGIAGMILFIPLIGILRVGFSQVQELEPYGYILGNIIDYKESKRQEA
- a CDS encoding acyl-CoA desaturase; its protein translation is MAKVEKVTFNNRTSREFSKTVKSRVDHYFEENNLSRHANAQMIMKTVIMLTLFLGSYALIISGQFSLGLMWFLTFVMGVAAAGIGFSISHDALHGAYSSNNTVNRTLGFTFDMLGANGYIWKITHNIIHHTYTNIHGHDEDLEVAGFIRLSPHSEHKMIHRVQHVLAFFAYSLAMVFWVFVKDYKNFLKPNIGPYNSKNHPVSEWIILFVTKAAFYTYMLVLPMLLLDISWIHLLIGFLTLHLTAGLIVGIIFQLAHVVEETDHPLPDEENMIDEHWMIHEMVTTNNFARDNKALCWFVGGLNFQIEHHLFPKVCSVHYPAISPIVEKTANEFNIPYNHHETFFEAVSSHYRTLKKFGDPEFTYTEARA
- a CDS encoding DUF2959 family protein, with amino-acid sequence MKKLITSGNTFLLIGLAAVFAISACSSTGMQRSEDVQSSMETVDNNIKEIVVQLDAINSSLDELTKPGQADRKKAFDLYSDEASKIKKMEQGFARHADQMEASGKAYFEEWDKNGNQYDNPEIQARSEERRAELGNTYDKIAQRNVGVKEAFKTYVSDVNEIEEFLSNDLTSDGIDSITPIADNVVNNGSQLKRELQNLQSAIEDARREMRRD
- a CDS encoding YtxH domain-containing protein: MKISSIIISTLCAAAAGVIAGTLIAPDKGYKTRRNLAKKGHNYKDYLQDNFDDLSDSISHSFETLEDETKRLSKKAKANAKEVKAMVN
- a CDS encoding PA2169 family four-helix-bundle protein, whose translation is MKNEKAIEVLHTLVEINSDRIDGYEKASENTEERVLKDLFLTFEHTSEKSLGELNDKILKLGGRVTKGPTTSGKFFRTWIDFKFALTGKDTRAILNSCDYGEENAVEVYNNVLSDKSKYLNHLQQEMIMSQLIQLKADQSTIKSMQNNLTEA
- a CDS encoding AraC family transcriptional regulator, which encodes MFGSTLNSNNTKDSESNRPKLYVKYMVCLRDKLALKSVLTEQDLTCSISVHGAIECLEEISEERFQNLKTSLAKSGLILLDEKDSMLIDRIIQTIVEVIHYSDTLPKLNFRDLISKQTVSGNESILKIFSDVKGMSVLQFIILQKIERAKELMLYEDKTLEEIAEILNYKNKDYLVAQFKKTTGLTPHYFERLKKERLEISEDYIKSPNSDAARTSH
- a CDS encoding lmo0937 family membrane protein, with the translated sequence MGNLLYIVAVVLVIAWLVGFIGYSAGGIIHILLVIAVIAVIFQVIQGRGRVA
- a CDS encoding calcium/sodium antiporter: MTFVLFLAGLLLLIAGAELLVKGASGIALTFRISPLVVGLTVVSFGTSAPELAVGIQSSLTGNEGITFGTVVGSNIFNILFILGVSALILPLSVSRKLLRLDVPFMIFLSVLLLMLSMNGVLSRVEGIVLTAALIGYTFFLISNSRGKRETEFAEPGETPVKDKGWVLNISMVAGGLGILLAGSGWFLDGAVEIARLAGLSEAIIGLTIVAAGTSMPEVVTSVMAAIRGEREIAVGNVVGSNIFNILGVLGISAMFAADGLNVSEPMIRFDIPVMIAAALACLPIFFTGGVISRGEGLLFLGFYTAYTFYLILAATQHDSLPVFSAVMLWFVIPFTVIILAIVVYQQIISEKRKL